In Deferribacter desulfuricans SSM1, the following are encoded in one genomic region:
- the glmM gene encoding phosphoglucosamine mutase: MRKFFGTDGIRGRANIYPMVSDFALKLGKAIATIFKNGNRKHKIVIGKDTRISGYMFENAIVSGICSVGVDAVLLGVLPTPAIAFITKSLRADAGVVISASHNPYYDNGIKFFGPDGYKLNDELELEIEKLIEKDNFDLSPSNIGKAYRIETAIGRYVEYVKSTFDRDIDLKGLKIVIDCANGATYKVAPMAISELGADVIVINDKPNGFNINDGCGAVNPEKLQGEVIKNNADLGISFDGDGDRVIFVDEKGEVVDGDYIMGICANYMNKQGLLNNSTVVATVMSNIGFENSLKREGIKIIRSQVGDRYVLEEMLKGGYNLGGEQSGHIIFSDYNTTGDGLISALQLLKVLVKSGETLNRIKKFIEVYPQKLKNLPVDEKVPLEKLSKLKNVIDEIENELQGDGRVLVRYSGTENKLRIMVEAIYEDKIDMYIDRICEVAIEDINKNKSKAE; encoded by the coding sequence ATGAGAAAGTTTTTTGGCACTGATGGCATAAGAGGTAGAGCAAATATTTATCCTATGGTTTCAGATTTTGCTCTAAAATTGGGTAAAGCTATAGCGACAATTTTTAAAAATGGAAATAGGAAACATAAAATTGTTATTGGGAAAGATACCAGAATTTCAGGATATATGTTTGAAAATGCAATTGTATCAGGTATTTGTTCTGTTGGAGTTGATGCGGTGTTACTTGGGGTATTGCCTACGCCTGCTATCGCTTTTATTACAAAAAGCTTAAGAGCAGATGCTGGGGTGGTAATTTCTGCTTCTCATAATCCTTATTATGATAATGGTATTAAATTTTTTGGACCTGATGGTTATAAGTTAAATGATGAACTTGAGCTTGAAATTGAAAAGTTAATTGAAAAGGATAATTTTGATCTTTCTCCATCAAATATTGGGAAAGCTTATAGAATCGAAACAGCTATTGGTAGATATGTTGAATACGTTAAGTCAACTTTTGATAGAGATATAGATTTGAAGGGTTTAAAAATAGTTATTGATTGTGCTAATGGGGCGACATATAAAGTAGCTCCAATGGCAATATCTGAGTTGGGTGCTGATGTGATAGTTATAAACGATAAGCCAAACGGTTTTAATATAAATGATGGTTGTGGGGCTGTTAATCCCGAAAAGCTGCAAGGGGAAGTTATAAAAAATAATGCAGATTTAGGCATAAGCTTTGACGGTGATGGTGATAGGGTTATTTTTGTTGATGAAAAAGGTGAAGTTGTAGATGGTGATTATATAATGGGAATTTGCGCGAATTATATGAATAAGCAGGGTTTATTGAATAACTCTACTGTTGTTGCAACTGTTATGAGTAATATCGGTTTTGAAAATTCTTTAAAAAGGGAAGGGATAAAAATTATCAGAAGCCAAGTGGGAGATAGATACGTATTAGAAGAGATGCTAAAAGGTGGGTATAATTTAGGTGGTGAGCAATCAGGTCATATAATTTTTAGTGATTATAATACTACAGGGGATGGCTTGATAAGTGCATTACAGTTACTTAAAGTATTAGTAAAATCAGGAGAAACATTAAATAGAATTAAGAAGTTTATTGAAGTATACCCTCAAAAATTAAAGAATTTACCTGTTGATGAGAAGGTACCTTTGGAAAAACTTTCAAAACTAAAAAATGTTATCGATGAAATTGAAAATGAATTGCAGGGTGATGGCAGAGTTTTGGTTAGATATTCTGGCACGGAAAATAAATTGCGAATTATGGTTGAAGCAATTTATGAAGATAAAATAGATATGTATATAGATAGGATATGCGAAGTTGCTATTGAAGATATAAACAAAAATAAGAGTAAAGCTGAATAA
- the lptC gene encoding LPS export ABC transporter periplasmic protein LptC, producing MGKSFRYLLILIVFVVLISFVNSYFKSKIKYKQLNIKKDVISVKQFEMTKRISDFEFYKISAKEAKYYKNNNRVDLVECDLFYKKGDDELKLQSNKCTYYLEEKVILNGKIVGKFNDISLRTIDEAIGVYRVKTKLLEVDGKLVIEDKKGYIKSNKVIYDYNKNVLKFLGNVEVSYEGVI from the coding sequence GTGGGAAAAAGTTTTAGATATTTATTAATTTTAATTGTTTTTGTAGTTTTAATATCCTTTGTAAATTCTTATTTTAAGAGTAAGATAAAGTATAAGCAGTTGAATATAAAAAAAGATGTTATTAGTGTGAAACAGTTTGAAATGACTAAGAGGATTTCAGATTTTGAGTTTTATAAGATTTCGGCAAAAGAAGCTAAATATTATAAAAACAATAATAGGGTAGATTTGGTAGAATGTGATTTATTTTATAAAAAGGGTGATGATGAATTGAAATTACAATCAAATAAATGCACATATTATTTAGAGGAAAAAGTCATATTGAATGGTAAAATTGTTGGTAAATTTAATGATATATCTTTGAGAACAATTGATGAAGCTATTGGTGTTTATAGGGTAAAAACAAAGCTTTTAGAAGTTGATGGTAAACTTGTAATTGAAGATAAAAAAGGGTATATTAAGTCTAATAAGGTTATTTATGATTATAATAAAAATGTTTTGAAATTTTTGGGAAATGTTGAGGTTAGTTATGAGGGTGTTATTTAA
- a CDS encoding CTP synthase, whose product MAKFIFVTGGVLSSLGKGITAASIGTLLESRGYKVLIKKFDPYLNVDPGTMSPFQHGEVYVTDDGAETDLDLGHYERFLSTSTSRECNVTTGKIYYNVINKERRGDYLGATVQVIPHVTDEIKENIYKLSEDYDIVITEIGGTVGDIESLPFLEAIRQMKYDLNENDVVYVHVTLVPYIKSAGELKTKPTQHSVKELREIGIQPDILVCRSEYPLDESIRKKIALFCNVSKNAVINAIDASTIYQVPLLLHKEGIDKIVLEKLKMEERDIDLSAWEDVVYRLKNPEDTVTIGVVGKYINLKDAYISLNEALIHGGIANKLKVEIKWIDAEDLECGNVSKYLEDVDGILVPGGFGDRGIEGKINAVNYARNKDIPFFGICLGMQCSVIEFARNVMKYEGANSVEFDPKTPYPVIDYMQEQKNLKQLGGTMRLGAYKCKLVRDSLAFKAYQQEDIKERHRHRLEFNNKYLDDFKKAGLHISGINPDRDLVEIIELKAHRWFLGCQFHPEFKSRPLSPHPLFKDFVKASFNYKLEKKDMENKE is encoded by the coding sequence ATGGCTAAATTTATATTTGTGACTGGCGGTGTTTTATCTTCTTTAGGTAAAGGTATTACAGCAGCATCAATTGGAACTCTTTTGGAGAGTAGAGGTTATAAGGTTTTAATAAAAAAGTTTGATCCATATTTAAATGTTGATCCTGGTACTATGAGTCCATTTCAGCACGGTGAGGTTTATGTGACTGATGATGGTGCTGAAACAGATCTCGATTTAGGGCATTATGAGAGGTTTTTATCAACATCTACAAGTAGAGAGTGTAATGTAACAACTGGTAAAATTTATTATAATGTAATTAATAAAGAGAGACGTGGTGATTATTTAGGTGCAACTGTTCAAGTTATACCTCATGTTACTGATGAAATTAAAGAGAATATTTACAAGCTTTCAGAAGACTATGATATTGTTATTACCGAAATTGGGGGGACAGTTGGAGATATAGAAAGTTTACCATTTTTAGAAGCGATTAGACAGATGAAATATGATTTGAATGAGAATGATGTGGTTTATGTCCATGTTACATTAGTACCTTATATAAAGAGTGCTGGTGAATTGAAAACAAAGCCAACACAGCATTCTGTAAAAGAATTGAGGGAAATTGGTATTCAACCAGATATTTTAGTATGTAGATCTGAATACCCTCTTGATGAATCAATAAGAAAAAAGATAGCACTCTTTTGTAATGTTTCAAAAAATGCAGTTATTAATGCTATTGACGCTTCAACTATTTATCAAGTTCCTCTGTTGTTACATAAAGAGGGTATTGATAAGATTGTTTTAGAAAAGTTAAAGATGGAAGAAAGGGATATTGATCTTAGTGCCTGGGAAGATGTTGTTTATAGGTTAAAAAATCCTGAAGATACAGTGACTATCGGTGTTGTTGGGAAGTATATAAATCTTAAAGATGCATATATTAGTTTAAATGAAGCTTTAATTCATGGTGGTATAGCCAATAAATTAAAAGTTGAAATAAAATGGATTGATGCAGAGGATTTAGAGTGTGGAAATGTTAGTAAATACTTAGAAGATGTAGATGGTATTTTGGTTCCAGGTGGCTTTGGTGATAGAGGGATAGAAGGTAAAATAAATGCAGTCAATTATGCCAGAAATAAAGATATCCCGTTTTTTGGCATATGTCTTGGTATGCAATGTTCTGTAATTGAGTTTGCAAGAAACGTTATGAAATACGAAGGAGCAAACAGTGTTGAATTTGATCCAAAAACACCATATCCAGTGATAGATTATATGCAGGAGCAGAAAAACTTAAAACAGCTCGGCGGAACAATGAGACTTGGAGCCTATAAATGCAAATTGGTTAGAGATTCATTAGCATTTAAAGCTTATCAGCAGGAAGATATTAAAGAGAGACATAGACACAGATTAGAATTTAATAATAAATATTTAGATGATTTTAAAAAAGCAGGATTACATATTTCTGGAATAAATCCAGATAGGGATTTAGTAGAAATTATTGAATTAAAAGCTCATAGATGGTTTTTGGGTTGCCAGTTTCATCCAGAATTTAAGTCAAGACCTTTATCTCCACATCCATTATTTAAAGATTTTGTAAAAGCTTCATTTAATTATAAACTTGAAAAAAAAGATATGGAGAATAAAGAGTAA
- a CDS encoding KdsC family phosphatase: MIKYIFLDVDGVLTDGAIIYSEKHGEIKNFHVRDGLGIKLAQKLGYELFILTGRDSKVTEFRCLELGIENIYQGLSDKVAEYEKIKSRYGFIDEDAAYIGDDINDIALLKKVGFSATVSDAPEYVKDVVDMVVPIEGGKGAVRYFIEEIIKRNGQWEKVLDIY, from the coding sequence ATGATTAAATATATTTTTTTGGATGTTGATGGTGTTTTAACTGATGGTGCAATCATATATAGTGAAAAACATGGTGAAATCAAAAATTTTCATGTCCGCGACGGTTTAGGTATTAAACTTGCTCAAAAATTAGGTTATGAACTTTTTATTCTTACCGGTAGAGATTCAAAAGTTACTGAGTTTAGATGTCTTGAATTAGGGATTGAAAATATATATCAAGGTTTATCTGATAAAGTTGCTGAATATGAAAAAATAAAAAGTAGATATGGTTTTATTGATGAAGATGCAGCTTATATAGGTGATGATATAAATGATATCGCTTTGTTAAAAAAGGTAGGTTTCTCTGCAACTGTTAGTGATGCTCCGGAATACGTAAAGGATGTTGTTGATATGGTTGTTCCTATTGAAGGGGGGAAGGGTGCAGTGAGATATTTTATTGAGGAAATAATAAAGAGAAATGGCCAGTGGGAAAAAGTTTTAGATATTTATTAA
- a CDS encoding pyridoxine 5'-phosphate synthase, which translates to MIKLGVNVDHVATVRQARLSIEPDPVRAAVLAELGGADGITIHLREDRRHIQDRDLYLLRDIVKTRLNLEMACNEEIIDIALKVKPDMCTLVPEKREELTTEGGLDVISNFELVKDTVSKLRDEGIEVSIFIDPDEAQLEKAIYTGARFVELHTGAYADAKSENRLKELKRLKLAAKVAKNLGFIVNAGHGLDYYNVIDIVKIKELYELNIGHSIIARSIYVGIKEAVKEMKDLICKHSLEC; encoded by the coding sequence ATGATAAAGTTAGGAGTTAATGTGGATCATGTTGCCACAGTTAGACAGGCTAGGCTCTCAATAGAACCTGATCCTGTGAGAGCTGCAGTGTTGGCTGAGCTTGGTGGAGCTGATGGTATTACCATACATTTAAGAGAGGATAGAAGACATATCCAAGATAGAGACCTCTATTTGTTGAGAGATATTGTAAAGACGAGGCTAAATTTAGAGATGGCTTGTAATGAAGAGATTATAGATATAGCTTTGAAAGTTAAACCAGATATGTGTACTTTGGTTCCTGAAAAAAGAGAGGAATTAACGACTGAAGGTGGTTTAGATGTTATTTCTAATTTTGAGCTGGTTAAAGACACTGTTTCAAAATTAAGAGATGAGGGGATAGAAGTTTCTATTTTTATTGATCCTGATGAGGCACAGCTTGAAAAAGCGATTTATACTGGGGCAAGATTTGTTGAATTGCATACTGGTGCTTATGCTGATGCTAAAAGTGAAAACAGATTAAAAGAATTAAAAAGATTAAAACTGGCAGCAAAAGTAGCTAAAAATCTTGGTTTTATAGTAAATGCGGGGCATGGACTTGATTATTATAATGTAATAGATATTGTTAAAATTAAAGAGTTATATGAGCTTAATATTGGTCACTCAATTATTGCAAGATCGATTTATGTGGGTATCAAAGAAGCTGTTAAAGAGATGAAGGATTTAATTTGTAAACATTCATTGGAATGCTAA
- the rpoN gene encoding RNA polymerase factor sigma-54 — protein MGKLDVSVNTKLSQKLLITPQMKQSLNILQLPMFELTQELNGILEENPVLEEVVNKEDILKNDTEEVDAYLKELQKVEWESFFSDDEYKYYVAEDEDINFEKFVSKKPDLYSHLLFQLNISGLKDEDYRIGEYIIGNLTENGYFRLDIDESVEYLGVTKEKFLEVLKRIQQFEPSGIAARDLKECLLIQLRDFNVSDVDIYYISELLENYEDELINNDYSKILKELEIEKSYFDYLLNLIKRVDPKPGLKFSDSTVYVIPDVYVIKTKNGLEVKLNEEHIPSIKLNSYYLKMLKNNNLDENTKEYVENKIKNALWIIKSLNQRKKAILQVVEFIVEHQKKFFMEGDNRLKPLKLKDVSEATGLHESTVSRVTSNKYLACEYGIFEIKNFFIKGFDTANGAVSVDDIKELIKDIIDKEDKRKPFSDEKIVEILAKKGIKIARRTVAKYRDELGIPATSKRKIK, from the coding sequence ATGGGAAAATTAGATGTTTCTGTTAATACTAAATTAAGTCAAAAACTTCTTATAACTCCACAAATGAAACAATCATTAAATATATTGCAGCTTCCAATGTTTGAATTAACTCAAGAGTTAAATGGCATTTTAGAAGAGAATCCTGTGTTAGAAGAGGTCGTAAATAAAGAGGATATTTTAAAAAATGATACAGAAGAAGTTGATGCATATCTAAAAGAATTACAGAAAGTGGAATGGGAGTCATTTTTTTCTGATGATGAGTATAAATATTATGTAGCTGAAGATGAGGATATTAACTTTGAAAAATTTGTGAGTAAAAAGCCTGATTTATATAGTCATTTATTATTTCAGTTAAATATTTCTGGGTTAAAAGATGAAGATTATAGGATTGGTGAGTATATTATTGGTAATCTTACTGAAAATGGTTATTTCAGATTAGATATTGATGAGTCTGTTGAGTATCTAGGGGTTACTAAAGAAAAGTTTTTGGAAGTTTTAAAGAGGATTCAACAGTTTGAACCTTCAGGGATAGCTGCAAGAGATTTGAAAGAGTGTTTACTGATACAGTTGAGAGATTTTAATGTTTCAGATGTTGATATCTACTATATCTCAGAACTTTTAGAAAATTATGAGGATGAATTGATAAATAATGATTATTCAAAGATTTTAAAGGAACTTGAGATTGAAAAAAGTTATTTTGATTATCTGCTTAATTTGATAAAAAGGGTAGATCCTAAACCTGGACTCAAATTTTCTGATAGCACGGTTTATGTTATTCCTGATGTTTATGTTATAAAAACTAAAAATGGGTTGGAAGTAAAGTTAAATGAAGAGCATATACCTTCAATAAAATTGAATAGTTATTATCTCAAAATGTTAAAGAATAATAATTTGGATGAAAACACTAAAGAGTATGTAGAGAATAAAATTAAAAATGCACTTTGGATTATAAAGAGTTTAAATCAAAGGAAAAAGGCTATTCTTCAGGTTGTTGAATTTATTGTAGAACATCAAAAAAAGTTTTTTATGGAAGGTGACAATAGGTTAAAACCTTTAAAATTGAAAGATGTGTCAGAGGCCACAGGACTTCACGAATCAACAGTTAGTAGAGTTACTTCAAATAAGTATCTTGCTTGTGAATATGGTATATTTGAGATAAAAAACTTTTTCATAAAAGGTTTTGATACAGCTAACGGTGCTGTGAGTGTTGATGATATTAAAGAGCTGATTAAAGATATTATTGATAAAGAGGATAAAAGGAAACCTTTTAGTGATGAAAAAATTGTGGAAATTTTGGCAAAAAAAGGTATAAAAATTGCTAGGAGAACAGTAGCAAAATATAGAGATGAATTAGGAATACCAGCTACAAGTAAAAGAAAAATAAAATAG
- the kdsA gene encoding 3-deoxy-8-phosphooctulonate synthase gives MLIIAGPCVYENDNIAFKTCEFLKKLCEKYGFEYVYKTSYDKANRSSVHSYRGPGIEKGVEFFIKLKEKFGVKILTDFHSEKEADIIKDYVDILQVPAFLCRQTDILKAAAKSGKIVNVKKGQFMAPWDMKNVVEKLTYFGAKEIMITERGYSFGYNNLVVDYRSFPIMKEFCDNIIFDVTHSVQLPGGKGFASSGERRFAPYLARAAVACGVDGLFMEIHPDPDSALCDGANMLDFQMTEKLFDEIKRIWDTLWM, from the coding sequence ATGCTTATTATTGCAGGTCCTTGTGTTTATGAGAATGATAATATAGCTTTCAAAACTTGTGAATTTTTAAAAAAGTTGTGTGAAAAATACGGTTTTGAATATGTTTATAAGACCTCTTATGACAAAGCAAATAGAAGTTCTGTGCATTCATATAGAGGGCCTGGCATTGAAAAAGGGGTGGAGTTTTTTATTAAGTTAAAAGAAAAGTTTGGTGTTAAGATTTTAACAGATTTTCATTCAGAAAAGGAAGCCGATATAATTAAGGATTATGTGGATATTTTGCAGGTACCCGCTTTTTTATGTAGACAAACGGATATTTTAAAAGCTGCTGCCAAAAGCGGGAAGATAGTTAATGTAAAAAAAGGGCAATTTATGGCACCGTGGGACATGAAAAATGTCGTTGAAAAATTAACATATTTTGGTGCAAAAGAAATTATGATTACAGAAAGAGGGTATAGTTTTGGCTATAATAACTTGGTTGTAGATTATAGAAGTTTTCCAATTATGAAGGAATTTTGTGATAATATAATATTTGATGTTACGCATTCTGTGCAACTACCTGGTGGTAAAGGTTTTGCTTCTAGTGGTGAAAGAAGATTTGCACCTTATTTAGCACGTGCTGCTGTAGCTTGTGGTGTAGATGGATTATTTATGGAGATACACCCAGATCCTGATAGCGCTTTATGTGATGGAGCTAATATGCTCGATTTTCAAATGACTGAAAAGCTTTTTGATGAAATAAAAAGAATTTGGGATACATTATGGATGTGA
- a CDS encoding KpsF/GutQ family sugar-phosphate isomerase — protein MDVIDIAKKALKIEADAIYSLIEKLNDDFVKAVDIIYNCKGRLVVTGMGKSGLIGKKIASTFASTGTPSLFLHPAEGVHGDLGMIVKGDVVLAISNSGETDELVSILPIIKRLGVPLISIVGRLNSTLAKRSDCVLDASVEKEACPLNLAPTASTTAALALGDALAVALLEKRGFKEEDFALFHPSGSLGKRLLLKVSDIFHMGDKVPVVKSDVTVTEAILEMSSKGFGCTTIVDDNGALIGVLTDGDLRRGLEKYKDLFERNVMDIASKNPKTIDEDSLAAKALQIMEKYSITSLIVIDDKKRPYGIVHLHDLLKSGIV, from the coding sequence ATGGATGTGATAGATATTGCTAAAAAAGCTCTAAAAATTGAAGCTGATGCAATTTATTCTTTAATTGAAAAATTAAATGATGATTTTGTAAAAGCAGTAGATATTATTTACAATTGCAAAGGGAGATTAGTAGTTACTGGGATGGGCAAATCTGGTTTAATTGGTAAAAAGATTGCTTCAACTTTTGCTTCTACAGGTACACCTTCGCTTTTTTTACATCCAGCTGAAGGTGTTCACGGTGATTTGGGTATGATTGTAAAAGGGGATGTGGTTTTAGCTATTTCCAATAGTGGAGAAACAGATGAGCTAGTTTCTATCTTACCAATAATAAAGAGATTAGGTGTGCCTTTGATATCAATAGTGGGTAGATTAAACTCTACTTTAGCTAAAAGAAGTGACTGTGTTTTGGATGCTTCAGTGGAGAAGGAGGCCTGTCCGTTGAATTTGGCCCCCACAGCAAGCACTACTGCTGCACTTGCTTTAGGAGATGCATTAGCAGTTGCTTTACTGGAAAAAAGAGGGTTTAAAGAAGAGGATTTTGCTTTATTTCATCCATCTGGTAGTTTAGGTAAAAGATTACTCCTAAAGGTTTCTGATATATTCCATATGGGAGATAAAGTACCTGTTGTAAAAAGTGATGTGACTGTGACAGAAGCTATTTTAGAGATGAGCTCAAAAGGTTTTGGATGTACTACGATTGTTGATGACAATGGAGCTCTTATTGGCGTTTTAACTGATGGTGATTTAAGAAGAGGGTTGGAGAAGTATAAAGATCTTTTTGAAAGAAATGTTATGGATATTGCTTCTAAAAATCCAAAAACAATTGATGAAGATTCTTTGGCAGCCAAGGCATTACAAATAATGGAAAAATATTCTATAACAAGCCTCATAGTAATTGATGATAAAAAAAGACCATATGGTATAGTTCATTTACATGACTTATTAAAGTCGGGGATTGTATGA
- the lptB gene encoding LPS export ABC transporter ATP-binding protein encodes MLEAKNLKKRYKKRYVVDGVSLELSKGEVVGLLGPNGAGKTTTFYMIVGIIKSDGGEIYYKGENITGLPIYKRASLGIGYLPQEISVFRKLTVYENIYAAMEFKFKDKKIIEERTERLIEEFGLNHVRDTIGYALSGGEKRRVEIARCLSIEPEIILLDEPFAGIDPISVQEIQKMIERLKKMGIGILITDHNVRETLQITDRAYIMYQGKILTHGDPDKIINDEKVKKTYLGEGYTI; translated from the coding sequence ATGCTTGAAGCAAAAAATTTAAAGAAAAGATACAAGAAAAGGTATGTGGTTGATGGTGTCAGTTTAGAACTTTCTAAAGGGGAAGTTGTTGGGTTATTAGGTCCAAATGGTGCTGGTAAAACAACTACTTTTTATATGATTGTTGGTATTATAAAATCTGATGGGGGTGAAATTTATTATAAAGGTGAAAATATTACGGGATTACCAATTTATAAGCGAGCTTCTTTAGGGATAGGGTATCTCCCGCAAGAGATTTCAGTCTTTAGAAAATTAACTGTTTATGAAAACATTTATGCGGCAATGGAGTTTAAATTTAAAGATAAAAAGATCATTGAAGAAAGAACTGAGAGATTGATAGAGGAGTTTGGTTTAAATCATGTAAGGGATACTATCGGTTATGCATTAAGTGGTGGTGAAAAAAGAAGGGTCGAAATTGCAAGATGTCTTTCAATTGAGCCAGAAATAATTTTGTTAGATGAGCCTTTTGCGGGAATAGATCCCATTTCAGTACAAGAAATACAGAAAATGATTGAAAGATTAAAAAAAATGGGGATTGGTATTTTAATAACAGACCATAATGTAAGAGAAACTTTACAGATAACAGATAGAGCTTATATTATGTATCAAGGTAAGATATTAACTCATGGAGATCCAGATAAGATAATTAATGATGAAAAGGTTAAAAAGACGTATTTAGGAGAGGGGTACACCATTTAG
- the kdsB gene encoding 3-deoxy-manno-octulosonate cytidylyltransferase: MATVIIPARYDSTRLPGKPLVKINGVTMINRVASRCLLSKADRVIVVTDDVRILEECEKIDGLECVMSDKNIKTGSDRVAKVAKYIDDDIIINVQGDEPFIDPKLINDLIDSMVANSDINMITACCEIAEEEASDPNVVKVVVDKNNDALYFSRQMIPFVRDDNKIMYKKHIGIYGFRKNYLFKFTEMGEGELEKCEKLEQLRVLENGDKIRVLMTDYKPVCVDTMEDVKKAEEIAKEIDNG, from the coding sequence ATGGCTACAGTAATAATTCCTGCAAGATATGATTCCACAAGATTACCTGGCAAACCTTTGGTTAAAATAAACGGTGTTACTATGATAAATCGTGTTGCATCAAGATGTTTATTATCTAAAGCGGATAGAGTAATTGTTGTTACTGATGATGTTAGAATTTTAGAAGAATGTGAAAAAATTGATGGTCTTGAATGTGTTATGAGTGATAAAAATATTAAAACAGGTAGTGATAGGGTTGCAAAAGTTGCAAAGTATATAGATGATGACATAATTATTAATGTGCAAGGTGATGAACCTTTTATTGACCCAAAATTAATAAATGATTTAATTGATAGTATGGTTGCAAATTCCGATATAAATATGATAACAGCTTGTTGTGAAATTGCAGAAGAAGAAGCTTCAGATCCTAATGTAGTAAAAGTTGTTGTGGATAAAAATAATGATGCACTTTATTTTTCAAGACAGATGATCCCTTTTGTAAGAGATGATAATAAAATAATGTATAAAAAACATATTGGGATATACGGATTTAGAAAAAATTATTTGTTTAAATTTACAGAAATGGGTGAAGGTGAATTAGAAAAATGTGAAAAACTGGAACAGTTAAGAGTTTTAGAAAATGGGGATAAAATAAGGGTTTTAATGACAGATTATAAACCTGTATGTGTAGATACTATGGAGGATGTCAAAAAAGCTGAAGAAATAGCAAAGGAGATTGATAATGGCTAA
- the lptA gene encoding lipopolysaccharide transport periplasmic protein LptA, whose amino-acid sequence MRVLFKIFIVFFVFINILFAENNVQITSKELSYDVNKKLSIFKGDVNAFYDNTTIKSDLMYVYLDNDNKPVKIVCNGNVQIVKDNMTSISNNAIFDLKKDVLTLEGNVKIWQDKNYLEGDKVVYFNKEKRVEVKNKNNQKVKIIFSPEKNK is encoded by the coding sequence ATGAGGGTGTTATTTAAGATATTCATAGTATTTTTTGTTTTTATAAACATTTTGTTTGCAGAAAATAATGTGCAAATAACTTCTAAAGAGCTTTCTTATGATGTGAATAAAAAGTTATCTATTTTTAAAGGGGATGTTAACGCTTTTTATGACAATACAACGATTAAAAGTGATTTGATGTATGTTTATTTAGATAATGATAATAAACCTGTAAAAATAGTGTGTAATGGAAATGTACAAATAGTAAAAGATAATATGACTTCCATTTCAAATAATGCCATCTTTGATTTAAAAAAAGACGTTTTAACCTTAGAAGGTAATGTTAAAATATGGCAGGATAAAAACTATCTTGAAGGGGATAAAGTTGTTTATTTTAATAAAGAGAAGAGGGTTGAAGTAAAAAATAAAAACAATCAAAAGGTTAAGATAATTTTTTCTCCTGAAAAAAATAAATAA
- the acpS gene encoding holo-ACP synthase, translated as MLGCDIIEISRIKKAYLKYGEKFLDKILSNTEKKIFMEKEGSKYFYLAGRFAAKEAVVKCEDKKILSYTNIEILNSKTGKPFVKIKGVVRDDLKISISHSKDYAIAVCAKL; from the coding sequence ATGCTTGGTTGTGATATTATTGAAATATCAAGGATAAAGAAAGCTTATTTAAAATATGGTGAAAAGTTTTTAGATAAAATTTTATCCAATACTGAAAAAAAAATATTTATGGAAAAAGAGGGAAGTAAATATTTTTATTTAGCTGGGCGTTTTGCAGCAAAAGAAGCAGTTGTTAAATGTGAAGATAAAAAAATATTATCATATACAAATATAGAGATATTAAACAGCAAAACTGGTAAACCTTTTGTGAAAATAAAAGGTGTGGTTAGAGATGATTTAAAAATTTCTATATCGCATTCCAAAGATTATGCTATTGCTGTTTGTGCAAAATTATAA